The following proteins come from a genomic window of Miscanthus floridulus cultivar M001 chromosome 2, ASM1932011v1, whole genome shotgun sequence:
- the LOC136538031 gene encoding UDP-glycosyltransferase 83A1-like produces the protein MGHMAKTHVLVLPMPCQGHVTPLMELSHLLVDQGFEVTFVNTDVDHALVVGALEASGGGAAALGGGIHLASIPDGLADDEDRKDINKLVDAYSRHMPGYLESLLVDMEAAGRPRAKWLVGDVNMGWSFEVAKKFGIRVVSFWPAATACLAFMLKIPNLIEEGLISDNGLPVRQETFQLAPGMPPLHSSQLSWNNAGEPEGQHIIFELVTRNNKLNDLAVMVVSNSFYEAEAGAFKLFPSILPIGPLFADPAFQKPVGHFLPEDERCVKWLDAQPDASVVYVAFGSITIFDARQFEELAEGLELTGRAFLWVVRPDFTPGLSKAWLHEFQQRVAGKGMIVSWCSQQQVLAHRAVACFVSHCGWNSTMEGVRNGVPFLCWPYFCDQYLNRSYIINVWRTGLAVTPDADGIVSREELRSKVEQVVGDAETKDRARVFKDATRRCIAEGGSSDDNFKKLVNLLSE, from the exons ATGGGTCATATGGCCAAGACTCACGTCCTGGTACTGCCGATGCCCTGCCAGGGCCATGTCACGCCGCTCATGGAGCTCTCCCACCTCCTCGTCGACCAAGGCTTCGAGGTCACCTTCGTCAACACCGACGTGGACCACGCCTTGGTGGTAGGGGCGCTGGAGGCCTCCGGCGGCGGGGCGGCGGCGCTAGGCGGCGGCATCCACCTGGCGTCCATCCCGGACGGGCTGGCCGACGACGAGGACCGCAAGGACATCAACAAGCTTGTCGACGCCTACTCGCGCCACATGCCGGGCTACCTGGAGAGCCTCCTCGTCGACATGGAGGCCGCCGGGCGGCCCAGGGCGAAGTGGCTCGTTGGCGACGTCAACATGGGCTGGTCCTTCGAGGTCGCCAAGAAGTTCGGCATCCGGGTCGTGTCCTTCTGGCCGGCGGCCACGGCGTGCTTGGCCTTCATGCTCAAGATCCCCAATCTGATAGAGGAAGGACTCATCAGCGACAATG GGTTGCCAGTCCGGCAGGAGACGTTCCAGCTCGCCCCTGGGATGCCGCCGCTGCACTCGTCGCAGCTGTCGTGGAACAACGCCGGCGAGCCCGAGGGACAGCACATCATCTTCGAGCTGGTGACCCGGAACAACAAGCTGAACGACCTCGCGGTGATGGTGGTGAGCAACTCCTTCTACGAAGCCGAGGCCGGCGCGTTCAAGCTCTTTCCCAGCATCCTGCCCATCGGCCCGCTGTTCGCCGACCCAGCGTTCCAGAAGCCCGTGGGGCACTTCCTGCCGGAGGACGAGCGGTGCGTCAAGTGGCTGGACGCGCAGCCGGACGCGTCCGTCGTGTACGTGGCCTTCGGCAGCATCACCATCTTCGACGCGCGCCAGTTCGAGGAGCTGGCCGAGGGGCTGGAGCTCACCGGCCGGGCGTTCCTGTGGGTGGTGCGGCCGGACTTCACCCCCGGCCTCAGCAAGGCGTGGCTCCACGAGTTCCAGCAGCGTGTCGCTGGCAAGGGCATGATCGTCAGCTGGTGTTCCCAGCAACAG GTCCTGGCGCACCGCGCGGTGGCGTGCTTCGTGTCGCACTGCGGGTGGAACTCGACCATGGAGGGGGTGAGGAACGGCGTGCCGTTCCTGTGCTGGCCCTACTTCTGCGACCAGTACCTGAACCGGAGCTACATCATCAACGTGTGGAGGACCGGTCTGGCGGTGACGCCCGACGCCGACGGAATCGTAAGCAGGGAGGAACTCAGGAGCAAGGTGGAGCAGGTCGTCGGCGACGCCGAGACCAAGGACAGGGCGCGGGTGTTCAAGGACGCAACCCGCCGGTGCATCGCCGAAGGGGGATCCTCGGACGACAACTTCAAAAAGCTCGTGAACCTGCTCAGTGAATGA